CGCCTTTTTCATGGTGTCATCGAAATCCTTCACTTCATACCCGGTCATCTCGTGCCCGTAGGGGTACGGCAGATGGCCGTCAGTCACGAAGACGGTCATGTTCCCGAAGCCCGACGTCAGCCGAACGCGCCGGAAGGTGTCGTTCGGCCGCCCGATTTCGACACCCGGCGCGCGGCGGTTATCGGAGAGGACCTTCCCGTTCGAGAACGCGACCCAGTTCTTGATGAGTGCATCAGCGCGTCCCGACGAAACGTACACCCTGTTCTCGGGAACGGTTTCGAGCGGCCCGTAGTTCGGAGCCTGTGTGTGCCAGTAGAGCTGCATGTGCACGCCGCCCGGCCACGAGATGACTGCATCGCGCCCAATTGGGTCCGGGAACGTATCGACCACGACATCGGCGCCGTGAGCCTTCGCCGACTTCATCGCACCGTCCATGTCCGTGACGAGGTAGCCGGTACGCTCGTCACCAAAAGGGTACGGAATCGGCGTCTTGAAGCCGAACACCGAAATAGTGCCTACCGGCGTGAACACCAGTTGAGACATCGTCTGGCTAGGCGCCGGCGTCACCTGAAAGACGCCCTGCTGCGATTTTTGGCCGCCGAACGTGGCGACGAAGCTGTCCGTGAACTTGTCGAAGTCCTCCGGTGCCACGTACACGTGCGTGGTGTCATATTGTGTCCCAACAGAGAAGGACGCCGACTGCGGAGTGCCGAGGTTTGCCTTTGCGAAAGAAATCGACGGGGCAGTCGCAACGAGGCTGAAAGCAAGGGCAACGGCGACACCGTGAGATTGAACGTTACGCATGATAGTGAGTTTCCTGTTCTGTTTTTCTAGACGCGAGAGCGTCGCTCACCGCTGGCCAGATAGGTGACCATTACGAAGGCGGCAATCAGCCCGAGGTGCTCGAAGAAGCTGTTCAACGCCATGAAGCGCGCCACACCTTCCAGACGCCAGAAGTTGTTCGCCGCCAGCATCGCCACCACCGTCAACGCAGCCAGCCCTCCCGCTCCGAGCCACGTGAACCTGTTGAAGACAACGCACAGGGAGCCGGCTATTTCCACGAGAATTGCCAAGGCGGCCCAGAGCCATCCCGGGTGGAGGCCGACGTGCACCTGCTCAGCGACCGCGGCCTCGAAATGCATCAGCTTGGTGACGCCGCCAATGAGGTACGCAGAGACGAGACAGATGCGGACCAGTGGCATTACCCACGGTTGGCGCAGTAGCGTCGCGACCCAGGATGGACTGTCCACCACCGGCCCCACTCTAGACCGCCCAGCACGCGCATCCCAGCGCTCCCCAAAAGCCCTTGTAGTCAGATGTCGGCGCATTGCCGAGCCAGGCGCGTCCATGGTCGTGTCCGTGTACGCCACAAGCGCGCGCGCAGTCACATGCGGTGGACGCAACCTGCTGCAGTGGAGCACCGGAC
The nucleotide sequence above comes from Paraburkholderia aromaticivorans. Encoded proteins:
- a CDS encoding DoxX family protein, producing MPLVRICLVSAYLIGGVTKLMHFEAAVAEQVHVGLHPGWLWAALAILVEIAGSLCVVFNRFTWLGAGGLAALTVVAMLAANNFWRLEGVARFMALNSFFEHLGLIAAFVMVTYLASGERRSRV
- a CDS encoding glyoxalase — protein: MRNVQSHGVAVALAFSLVATAPSISFAKANLGTPQSASFSVGTQYDTTHVYVAPEDFDKFTDSFVATFGGQKSQQGVFQVTPAPSQTMSQLVFTPVGTISVFGFKTPIPYPFGDERTGYLVTDMDGAMKSAKAHGADVVVDTFPDPIGRDAVISWPGGVHMQLYWHTQAPNYGPLETVPENRVYVSSGRADALIKNWVAFSNGKVLSDNRRAPGVEIGRPNDTFRRVRLTSGFGNMTVFVTDGHLPYPYGHEMTGYEVKDFDDTMKKAQAAGVSVLVQPFKAEHRESAIVQFPGGYIAEIHATAK